The following coding sequences are from one Limisphaerales bacterium window:
- a CDS encoding murein L,D-transpeptidase — MKAGRWIVGVILMGALAVLAWQRLPKPDRAPAAAQRVKPALEKALAAKGLRWGAPVFIRIFKEEKQLELWVDNGKQFQLFKTWAICKFSGELGPKLKEGDGQAPEGFYFVPRTRMNPRSRFHLSFNLGYPNTYDRARQRTGSALMVHGNCVSIGCYAMTDARIEEIYSLCDAALKNGQRFFRVHSFPFRMTEANMKRHGKSKWMSEWNNLKQGFDWFEKTKRPPNVTVSGKKYQFSADAH; from the coding sequence ATGAAAGCGGGGCGATGGATTGTGGGTGTGATTTTGATGGGCGCGTTGGCAGTGCTGGCGTGGCAACGCTTGCCCAAGCCGGATCGCGCTCCGGCGGCGGCCCAGCGGGTGAAGCCTGCGCTGGAAAAAGCGTTGGCGGCTAAGGGATTGCGTTGGGGGGCACCGGTTTTTATTCGGATTTTCAAGGAGGAAAAACAACTCGAGTTGTGGGTGGATAATGGAAAGCAATTTCAACTGTTCAAAACGTGGGCCATTTGTAAATTTTCCGGCGAGCTCGGGCCCAAGCTGAAGGAGGGCGATGGGCAAGCGCCGGAGGGGTTTTATTTTGTGCCGCGCACGCGAATGAATCCGCGCAGTCGCTTTCATCTTTCTTTCAATCTTGGTTATCCGAACACCTACGATCGCGCCCGCCAACGTACCGGCAGCGCCTTGATGGTCCACGGCAATTGCGTGAGCATCGGCTGCTATGCGATGACGGATGCGCGCATTGAAGAAATTTATTCGTTGTGCGACGCCGCGCTGAAAAACGGTCAGCGCTTTTTTCGTGTGCACTCTTTTCCATTTCGGATGACCGAGGCCAATATGAAACGCCACGGGAAATCCAAGTGGATGAGTGAATGGAATAATCTTAAACAAGGATTTGATTGGTTTGAAAAAACCAAGCGCCCGCCGAATGTGACGGTGAGCGGGAAAAAATATCAATTCAGTGCCGACGCGCACTGA
- a CDS encoding rhomboid family intramembrane serine protease: protein MREIGEFSNEQDARRLGDYLYAKGIGNDVDEDDGEWTLWIHDDDQLAEAAAELNAFRANPSASEFAKGARQAATLRKKEAEQNARAAKRQVDVRTQVFGQSTSGTPYFTFLLIGLCFIVQMLAVAEKDLSHLHISGIDLTLETKSKMTGGQQLQYRLKEIFLPEITGQKVQLSKEEKVVGQGQVWRLVTPILLHFGWMHFIFNLYWLYFLGGGMEGKLGTGRFLGFILLAAVLSNLGQYLLSGPNFGGMSGVNYALFGYLWIRGNRDPGFGLQLDQGTIMMLLIWFAVCFTGLVGPIANTAHTLGLVVGVAAGWLAAQRAMR from the coding sequence ATGCGCGAGATTGGTGAATTTTCAAATGAACAGGACGCCCGACGGCTGGGCGATTACCTGTACGCTAAGGGCATCGGCAATGACGTGGATGAGGATGACGGTGAATGGACGCTGTGGATTCACGACGACGACCAACTCGCCGAGGCCGCAGCTGAGCTGAACGCCTTCCGCGCCAACCCCTCCGCCAGCGAGTTTGCCAAAGGCGCGCGTCAAGCGGCAACTTTACGCAAAAAGGAAGCCGAACAAAACGCGCGCGCCGCCAAGCGCCAAGTGGATGTGCGCACGCAGGTGTTCGGGCAAAGCACATCGGGCACTCCGTATTTTACGTTTCTCCTAATCGGCCTCTGCTTCATTGTCCAAATGTTGGCGGTGGCGGAAAAAGATCTTTCCCACCTGCACATTTCCGGCATTGATCTCACTTTAGAAACCAAAAGCAAAATGACCGGCGGCCAGCAATTGCAATACCGGTTGAAAGAAATATTCCTGCCCGAGATCACCGGCCAAAAAGTGCAACTCTCCAAAGAAGAAAAAGTCGTGGGCCAAGGCCAAGTATGGCGGCTGGTGACGCCCATTCTTTTGCACTTCGGCTGGATGCATTTTATTTTCAACCTGTACTGGCTATATTTTTTAGGTGGCGGCATGGAAGGCAAACTCGGGACAGGACGATTTCTGGGGTTCATTTTGTTAGCGGCCGTTCTTTCCAACCTCGGCCAATATCTGCTTTCCGGCCCCAATTTCGGCGGCATGTCCGGTGTCAATTACGCGCTCTTCGGATACCTTTGGATTCGCGGCAACCGCGATCCCGGCTTCGGCCTACAACTGGATCAAGGCACCATCATGATGCTGCTCATTTGGTTTGCCGTTTGCTTCACCGGCCTCGTCGGCCCCATCGCCAACACCGCCCACACGCTGGGGCTCGTGGTTGGAGTCGCCGCCGGCTGGCTCGCGGCTCAACGGGCGATGCGATGA
- a CDS encoding DegT/DnrJ/EryC1/StrS aminotransferase family protein, translating into MFARKQIDIGYRDLAAALGYCLWPSLSRRRLETELTRLWSDDGDAVTALSVRTAFDCWLSTQNLPRGSEVIVSGINIPDMARILEHHGLQMIPVDVDLATMEILADELEDAITPRTRLVLVAHLFGSRMDLDPVFEITGQHPEILVAEDCAQAFDGCEGYRGDARSDLSLFSFGAIKTASALGGAMARVRDAAVRERMRAMMADYPAQRRAYFFKRALKFAALKTLGLNWIYTAFTQACKMFGVDYDLLVVNAVRGFMGDLIPLLRRQPALPQLALLRRRLRQCPRARLTARRQAGQRVNHQLPTPLRCAGHANPHNTWWLFPVFTENKTELVTDLRAQGFDATASSSQLCAMEGEDGAAVDCEDFMDGTVYVPVYAGIPNEALDRLAATLRQHAHATQSLGVLPAEEPELESAILAE; encoded by the coding sequence GCTCACGCGGCTTTGGTCTGATGATGGCGATGCGGTCACCGCGCTTTCTGTTCGCACCGCCTTCGATTGCTGGCTGTCCACTCAAAATCTTCCGCGCGGCAGCGAGGTCATTGTTAGCGGCATCAACATTCCCGATATGGCGCGCATCCTCGAGCATCACGGGCTGCAAATGATTCCGGTGGATGTGGACCTTGCCACGATGGAAATCCTCGCCGACGAATTGGAGGACGCCATCACCCCGCGCACGCGACTAGTACTCGTCGCTCACCTCTTCGGCTCGCGCATGGATTTGGATCCGGTTTTTGAAATCACCGGCCAACATCCGGAAATTTTGGTGGCGGAAGATTGCGCGCAAGCGTTTGATGGATGCGAAGGCTATCGCGGCGATGCCCGCAGCGATCTCAGCCTCTTCAGCTTCGGCGCCATCAAAACCGCCAGCGCACTCGGCGGCGCGATGGCCCGCGTGCGCGATGCCGCTGTGCGCGAACGGATGCGCGCGATGATGGCCGATTACCCCGCGCAACGCCGCGCGTATTTTTTCAAACGCGCCCTGAAATTTGCCGCGCTCAAAACGCTTGGCCTCAACTGGATTTACACTGCCTTCACCCAAGCCTGCAAAATGTTTGGGGTGGATTATGATTTGCTCGTGGTCAATGCCGTGCGCGGATTTATGGGCGACCTCATCCCCCTCCTGCGCCGCCAACCCGCCCTGCCCCAGCTGGCACTCTTGCGGCGGCGACTGCGCCAATGCCCGCGTGCCCGCCTCACCGCCCGTCGACAAGCCGGCCAGCGAGTGAACCATCAGCTACCCACTCCGCTCCGCTGCGCCGGCCACGCTAACCCGCACAACACGTGGTGGCTCTTTCCAGTTTTCACCGAGAACAAAACCGAATTAGTAACCGACCTGCGCGCCCAAGGCTTTGACGCCACCGCATCCTCATCCCAACTCTGCGCGATGGAAGGCGAAGACGGCGCGGCAGTCGATTGCGAAGATTTTATGGACGGCACCGTGTACGTCCCCGTCTACGCCGGCATCCCCAACGAAGCCCTCGATCGCCTCGCCGCCACCCTCCGCCAACACGCCCACGCCACGCAATCCCTCGGAGTGCTGCCAGCCGAGGAACCCGAACTGGAGTCGGCGATTCTTGCGGAATAG